TTTTCGAGAAGCCGTCGTCGCCGAAGAAGAGGAGCAGCAGCACAGTCACTTCTCCTTCTGCAACCCTAATCCCACCTCGCCACCATGGGTCGTATGCACAGTCGCGGGTTCGTTTCCATtctctcattcttcttcttcttcttcaataatataACATATGAACACCCGCTTCTTCCTGTGGTTTCAGTAAGGGTATTTCCTCTTCTGCTTTGCCTTACAAGAGGACCCCTCCTAGCTGGCTCAAGATCTCTTCTCAAGATGTAATTTTCATAACATTTCATATACGTCGCATTGTTCAAAattgttttttgtttgtttatttgttcccttcaatttaatttaaatttgtgGTTGATTTTTCAGGTGGAGGAGAATATATGCAAGTTCGCGAAGAAGGGTTTGACCCCATCCCAGATTGGTGTCATTCTTCGAGACTCACACGGTATTGCTCAGGTCAAGAGCGTCACCGGAAGCAAAATCCTCCGCATTCTCAAAGCTCACGGTAATCTTTAATAtcaaatctctttttttttttttccattaggGTTCTGGGgttttattgtaaaaaaatcaatttttattttcaccCGCTTGGATTTTGGTATTTTAGGACTTGCCCCTGAGATTCCTGAGGATCTCTACCATTTGATCAAGAAGGCAGTGTCGATTAGGAAGCATCTTGAGAGGAACAGAAAGGACAAGGACTCCAAGTTCAGGTTGATTCTTGTTGAGAGCAGAATCCACAGACTTGCTCGTTACTACAAGAAGACCAAGAAGCTCCCACCTGTGTGGAAGTAGTAAGTGCCTTTGAACACTATCAATTGTTTGATTTCCCTAATTGCTTAATTCGTGATTACTCTTTGAGGATAGTCTTCATCAATTGGCTTAGTTTGCTAGAACATTGTATCTAGTATATGGCATTTTAGCTAGAATTGTGATATAGGTTAACTATATGCTATTTATTGGATAGCAACTGGTTTCTCTGTAAACGCACTATGATATCTTTTCTATGCACACATAGCCAGCCATTCTTATATGGGAAGCTTGgtaatatttttctataattttcgACACGCGCACACTTCTTGCTAGTCCAATAGTGGGAAGTGGACAACTAGACATGCATTCTTGTAAATGGTGCTTTGTACTTCCTCCATTTTGACTTGTATCTTGATACGATACAATTTCAGTGTATTGGATACAAGTTTTTATCCTGTTACATTGATTTATGAATGTTTTGAACACGTCAAACGAATTGATGAGGAATGTAGGCAGTAATATGCCGGTATGGTAGAACGTTAGATACATGTATTATATTATGCTTGGTCATGATTACATATCTGTTTGTGTTCTCTGCTTGTTATGCATCCTTGTAAAGAGTATTATTATGCTCACTAGTCCTTGTAAATTTGTGTTTTTAATTGCCTATCTTCCCCATTTGTTTAGAACAATAAAACTGTCTGCCCTGTTATTAATAGTGACATTGGTTATATGCAGCGAATCAACAACTGCCAGCACTCTGGTTGCATAGAGATTGATTGGATTTTCATCTTTTCTGCTTCTCACTGCGGTTGCTGCTGGAGTACTAGTAGTTGCCATATGATTGAGGGTTTATTAGGAGGATAGATAGGGATGTGGTGTCTTAGTGTTTGCTGAGGATACTTGAACTTGTTTAATTCATGGATGTGTTgtcattttctattttaattgttttaattaaAGAACGAGCTGCTGTCATTTCAAGACATGGCTGACTGCAGTTTTCGGTTTTTATTAATGTATGCTTAAAAGTTTTGAAGAATCGCACCTTTTACCACATTTGCTCATCTTATGAATTTCGTTTCTGAAGACATCTTTTTTTCCCCATTAATCGCCGGGGTCAAATCAAAACCAGAGCAGGAGATTAAATCAGTAAATCATggtagtttttcttctttttctagtAACTCCACAGCATGGATAATGTATTTTTTGGGGGTTATATTGATGTTTTCCGAGATTTTGGTAAGTGCAGCAAAATAAGTAGATCGGCGATACAGCCAATACTGTCAGAACTTGTGCCCGAAAAATGATATTGGCGTAATATTGGGAATTCATGAATCCTAGATTGAACAAATTACAAGTATTTCGtaactattattttctatccattCAAATGTTACATTCTGAATTAAACTATTATTAAGCACACCTGAGATCAAATTGGAGGTGCGATTGAGATGACCGAGCGTAAGTCCGTCTTGTTTAAGTACAATGCAAATATTTTTGGGTAGATGAACAAAATTATATATGAAAGAATTTGAAAGGAGCAAAAGTATATACCAAAAGTTGGTAAATATCAAAGTATCTTCCAAGATGATTTTTGATGGACAAAAGTGTCATGTTAGAAAGAGtttgatatttataaatttttggtgtgtatttttatccataaaaaataatttcaaagtGTATTTTGATATGGAAAATGTTATTTGTACAATAAAATTCAGTCTTCAATCAGACTTTAATAttacttaattattttttaattaaaatatattcttattttttagatacatgtttataattaagattaatttaaattttaaaaattaaaatttttctaacTTCCTATCCGCTTCATAGTTAGTTATTGTTTCCTTCTTTTACGTTTCTTGTTCCTTCTTTCTCTTGTAACAcgattttcttctttcttctattcttcAATCTCGTTCTCCGCTTCTTTTTTATAGTGGCCATAATTTGTTTTTCAATtgtaacacatctaaaattattaacTTATATAGACAAAGTTTTTGAAATACATCcaaaatcataaatctaaaatttaaatttaaatattaaaaaacaattgtaacacatctaaaattatgaaatgatatacaaaatatttctaaaacacattcaaaattataaataaaaaatttaaattcttgcagTGGCCGTAATTGCAGATATAACAGTGTTGACAATTTGAGAATTGTGattctttaagttgttcttCTATCTAATCCATCCTCCAATGCAAATTAGGATGTTGTACATGACATGCAAAATCAATGTGATTGAATAACTAAACATATACATACGATTAACTATAAATCACTTTCTCTGAAACACATCCAAAATACCTGAGGTCCACTTCCGACAAAGAAGGATTAGCAACGCTGATGAGGACTAATGTGACAAGGAGTAGGATGAAGCGAGGCTGCGGCCTGAGCGGCAAGGAGGAAGGGATGCTAAGGAcgagtgataaaccccatttttagggtttatcttgtattgaatttagggtattttgataaccttttctcgcatttaacctatgaattggcatggttttgtaatctctcccgtatttgtgcttaattgtaaaaacctgctttttaagccttattttgatgaattttagttcctctttgattccataagatgccttgatgtgtttgctagtaatctcaggatgaaataggttaggcatggatcaagggagcaaggaagaaagcatgcaagtggagagaagtacaaaaagccaaagaattgatctaggccatgcacgcgcacgcgcacaaggcgctcgcgcgcacattgcgaaacaagccagggacgcgcacgcgtaccgtgcgcgcacacATCGATGAcagcacatgacctcattaaggtaacacgtgcctggcgatttgagagggtttctgaacccattctTGGCGCCAATTGCaaagggaaaggaataaaaggatgaaggattaaggggaagggAATCAATTAGTCAATCAATTAATGAGAATATAGAATatacttaggattagtttagagttttagagagagaagctctcacttctctctagaattaggattaggtttagttcttagatcaagGTTTTGATTCATCTTCTCTCCTACTTCTACTTCCCAATTcattgttgttacattcatcattcttctactccttgttgtaatttcctttatattgCTCTtgtactttgttgtagatctactattgctACTTCCATtgtctttcaattcaataagaggtaattcataataattgttcttcattgctttcctattgttgatctcttgtttttgtagttgtagattcctttaattctcgcatttaataatgtttacttgtattgcactctatgtgtttgatgaaatgtctcttctagatatagtgtaggttttgttcctcttggcctagggagagtaattagtgactcttgagttatctaattccgttgttgattgataattagaagttgctaattaatttgaatatctctaaagctagtcattcctttaggagaTGATTAgggcttgaggaatcaaattgattcatccacttgacttccctccatagttagaggttaactaagtggtagcaatgaacaattctcatcacaattgagaaaggtaactaggataggatttctagttctcacatcttgccaagagctttgttagttgttagtttattttcattgtcatttactttcatgcctcttatccaaaaccccaaaataactcataaccaataacaagacactttattgtaattcctagggagaacgacccgaggtttgaatacttcggtttataaattttaggggtttgtactagtgacaaacaactttttgtatgaaaggattattgtttggtttagaaactatactttacaacgagattttattagtgaaattctaaaccgtcaaaaatcaaatcatcaaaatggcgccgttgccggggattgcaatggtgttgtgttattggttattgtatatatgtgaatattgtgaatatgtttgctttttgcttctttgttagtttttagtttgttctctttatttgttactatttttttgtttttgccctctcttgctatcatgaattctcactttggctatgagtgtgattacaattatgttgtaggtaATGAGGACTATAATaaagatgtgtatcaaggatgggacaatcaaaggtgggaggaaccatatgcatatgatcaatcttcatggcaacaacctccaccaatgcactataaagaagagccattctatgatgcatatcaatccaatggctatggtgaatcaccttgtgaccttcaagaaccaccaccatatgcctatgaaccatattctcaacataactctcaaccatactcacaagcctattttcaccaaacGCTTCCATATGAACCCAATCCATATTCACCACACCATCCaacttttgaaccatatgagccatacatggaaccgaaattccaagattactactaccaagaaccacctcgaTGCATACCACCTGCATAAtttcaccaagaagaaccaccttcctaccataaACCATCCtcccaaaataatgaaccctcctactcaccccaagccccaatagacgaccctctcactttgttactccaaggacaagaagccatgaagcgggatacacttgagtttgtgaccaatttgaccaaggtagtgcacactttagcccaccaatgtttgaatactcaaggtacttccATGACGACATttgaaaagtcaaaagaagagcaaagtatgaaggaGAAATCGGGCAACACGGTAGAGAAGGAGAAGCCAAGTTTTACATTGGAACAATTGGATGAGCcaatgatcattgaagaaaaggaagaagtggttgaagatttgggagatgttggaagtccatgggaatgtagcatcatggagcactcttccaagaagcttgatattgatgttaaGGAGGGTGCACAACCTCCAATACATACCATCACCGCAGATTTGGAAgaagcttatcaagagatggattcaatcatggatgaatttctctctacaatggaatcctctccccTTGGACATGAAgctaaaattataaaagagtgtgcacaacctcccaaggaGGACGAaaatggcatggtgtatattgaaattgaagaatatgaagaggttgatcgaGAGATGGATTCATCTATCCATGAATTcctatcccaaattgaatcacctcccgTTGGCCAAGATGacgttcttgaagacaacaccaagccaagcGAAAAAGGGGATAAGGTTgtttgtgaagaggtggaaacaaccaaagaagagcctaaagaagtagaccttgcattgcctaagtgtggggaggtccccCTCCCGAAATCAACTCTCAAGAGGGTAAAACTCTcatccctaagctttactttctcacttgaatatggctTGATtcaaaatgatggtcaacttagaactctttgtggaattaagaataggaaagagttgtgtagtggttggaattttggtataaaaatcataaaggcCAAGACTCTACGGTGTATGAATGAGGATGGTACGAAAATTACCATATATGGGCTTAGAAGGAAGCATTGGCGGAATAAAGAGAACTCTATGTGTCAATCACCCTTATGTCAACCACCCATCcgacaaaatcatgaaactcGACTAACGGACGGGtgtgaagataagatatgggatcccagCTCGCTTTGTGAAGACCAACTAAGggaactcatatcttgggtagaatTTTGCCCAAACTTGATGAAGATGGTCGGAAATtttgtcaaccaattgagaagcatgGATCCTTGGAAATTCAAGGATGAgcacaagcataagccaccatgacaacaagcatctcaaaatgtccaacttaaggacttaaactaaaagtgctaggtgggagacaccccaccatggtaaactctttccactctcttttaaATTTGCTTAATAAGCGacttgagttaccattgtaggtagatgtttcacataaatttgtttgtacagctcaattgttagcttagtcacatgtatgttgtgtttagtagtagatgaataacatcatattgcatttttgtgaattgcaTTCTTGTGTCTAGTAAGTAGATGCATAAAGAGTTGTGAATAGTATGGGGAGCACTTCAGCATATTTCTCTcataaaaaaaaaggggggtgGACACGCGCGCACCATGTACGCACACACGTCCCTGAGTTGATACAACATCGCCCACgtacccgagagttgggcctcttttgggcaaacattatgccctgagcccaacatgacccacgcggacgcgcactacgtgcgtgcgcgcAGATTATGAGAACATGGAAGTTCGCACGGACGCGCAACTACCGCGTCCGCGTTGATTTGCTGCTGCAAATTTTTGAGCTAAGCCCCAGAGAGTTG
Above is a genomic segment from Arachis stenosperma cultivar V10309 chromosome 1, arast.V10309.gnm1.PFL2, whole genome shotgun sequence containing:
- the LOC130948576 gene encoding 40S ribosomal protein S13, coding for MGRMHSRGKGISSSALPYKRTPPSWLKISSQDVEENICKFAKKGLTPSQIGVILRDSHGIAQVKSVTGSKILRILKAHGLAPEIPEDLYHLIKKAVSIRKHLERNRKDKDSKFRLILVESRIHRLARYYKKTKKLPPVWKYESTTASTLVA